The Ciconia boyciana chromosome 28, ASM3463844v1, whole genome shotgun sequence genomic sequence GAGCTCCTCCCCCCCGCGCTGGCGCTCGGCAACGGCCTCGTGGTGGTGGCGCCCCCCAGCGGCGTTGGCCCCGCCCTGCGCCTGCGGcaggtggggaccccccccccccccgggagcAGCCCCGACCCCCTCAGGGGCGCCTCATGGACCCCCCCGGGAATCCCCAGGGACCCCACAGGAACCCACCTGCGATCCCCTCTGGGTCTCCCCCTGAACCCCCATGGAAACCCCCATCGacctccctgggacccccccgaCCCTCCCAGGGATCTCCCGCAGATCCCCGtgcccacccccctgcccccccaagaACTCCCCTGTTAATTCCTTGTTGATGctcctgggaccccccgggctcccccatgtccccatccacTCTgtgtgtcccccagcccccgaCAGACACCCCCCCCGACCTGCCCCAGGACCCCAACCCCCAGACCATCCCCCCGGTGACAGCCGCTCCTGTCTGTCCCCAGGCGCTGGTGGCTGCAGGGCTCCCTGGGGGCCCTGACAGTGCTtccagggggctgggggcgacGGGGCGATGCTGGCACGGCACCACCCTGATGGGCTCTGGCTCTGCGGGGGGCACGGTGAGTgatgggggggacggggacttgggcagggacagggggatAGGGGACATGGTATGGGGAGGACTGGGGGCTGCGGAGGGCAGTGAGCCCCACTATGGGAGGATCCCTGTGGcgctgggggggtccccagcaaGGGGGGGAGTTCCCCAGTcatgggggggggaggggggggatgTCCCCAGCACgggggtgtccctgtcccccgcccccccagcagctccccctgcccctccccaggaCCCTGACTGGCCCTCAGCTGGCAGCGTCGCCCAAGTGTGGGTCCCGgggggggttctgggggggctgggacaggaccccccccccggcgccgagcaggagctggagctgcgCTGCACCCGCCCCCGCTGCCtctgggtgcctggggggggggccTGAGCCCCTGACCTCCGGTCACCCCTGGCCCCTGGTCACCCTGACCTGTGACTGCCAGACTGCGACCCGTGACCTGTGTCTCCGACCCCAATAAACCCCCCCCCAGTCTCTGCCCGTGTCGTGTCTCTGCCCGTgaaggggtctggggggggggcgggggggggtccgTACCACGAGGTCGTCCCCCCCGCGCCGGCAGGGGGCGCCCCGCACCGCCACGTGCTCGGACAGCGGGGTCCCCTCGCGCTCGAGGCAGCCGCGCCCTCGGGTTAGAGCGGCGCCGcgcgggggggtcccggcggcATGGGACCCTCGGAGGGAGGGGGGGTCCCGGACGCCTGCGTCcctcgggggcggggggcggctgccGGTCGCCTGGGTCCCCTCGGGACGGGggtggagggagctgggggtggggagggggagccggGGTCCctcggggggcggggggaggctggCGGACGGCCGGGTCCCCACCCCGGGCGCCTGGGTCCCCACCCcgggtgcctgggtccctcccAGCCGCGGTCTCGCTCGGCCCCGGCGCCGCTTTCGCTTTCGGCGGCGGctccgccgcggccccggggtCCGGGGGGTCTGGGGCCCCCGCTCACCCCTCCCCTCGGCCGGCCCCACCCCAGCTCGGCCCCGCCATGGACCCGGCCCCCGGCTCCGCTCTGGTAAGTggggacccccgcccccccgccgcctcccgtGGCCCCACCCAAGACCCctcgctccccctccccgaCCCCACTTCTCCCCGGGGCCCCCCAcagtccccccaccccaacgCCCCTGGACCCCGTGGGACCCCTCGGGACCTCCAAtccctcccccagtgcccccccaggtcccccaccccccggtgcccccaggTCCCCCTACCCCGCGGtgccccccaggtccccctcctgctcctcctggccgTGCCCCCCGGCGGCTGCTGCTCCTTCGACTTCAACCCCATCAGCAGCACCTTCAGCACCCACGTGGACGCCCTGGTGAGACCCCCACGGGATCCCCACACCCAACCTCCAGGAACCCTCAAACCCCTctgggaccccagggaccccggggccacccccaaccccctgaACCTCCCTTGCCCATCTAGACGTCCTGGTGAGAGACCCAGAATCCCTCCAGGACCTGCCCGACTTCCCCAGGACCCCCTAAACtcctctgggacccccaggaggcccccccaaccccctgaACCCCCTCACTTCTCGAGGAAGGCCCCACCCTGGGTACCCCCAACCCCCTGACACCCCCTGTGGATCCTCTGGGACCCCTGAGCCCCCCCGACCCCTGGATCTCTTTGGGGACCCCTTATGCTCTCCCTCGGTCCCGCAGACCCCCTGGCTGATCCTGGACTACCCCGTGGCGATGCCCAGCAACCTGGAAATGGTGAGCGAGAGCCCCCGGACCCCCGCGCGTGTCCCCCAACCCCGTGTCTCCCCTGTGTCATCCCCCTGACCCCCAactcccctcctgcacccccctACACCCTCTGCCCCTTTGACCCCTCAAACTCCTGACCCGTGTCTCCCCCAACCCTGCCCTCCCTGcgacccccccccgcccccccccacaGCGGCGGCTCCGACCTCTGGGGGCTGCACTTtggggcggcggcgctggggcgCATGGcaggggtggcggggggggcgcTGGCCCTCCAGCTCCAGGCCGTCGCCGCCCACATCGCCTTTGTGGCTGAGTGCCACATCCATGTGagtgggggtcccggggggcgTGGGGCACCTCTGAGGGGTCctgagggggagctggggaggctctAGGGGTCCTGAGAGCAGAttgggaggagctgggaggctggggggggctctggggactCTGCAGGAGTCTGGGGTGGTCCTGGGAGGGGCTCCGGCAGTCCAGGGTAACTCTGAGCATCCtgggggggggctctggggaccTTGCAGGGGTCTGTGTGAGTCCTGGGGGGCCTCTGGGGGTCTCGGTGGGTGCTCtgggcggggctgggggagctctgctgtggggcatttctggggtccccagggcttCCCAGGGGGCCCTGGGGGCTCTTCTGACGCCGGcctccaggacccccagggctgtgtccagctgGAGACGGTGAATGTGTCGCAGCTGCTGGGAACCCTCGTGCAGCACctgagggggctgcaggggcgaCCCCTCCACTTCCCCGGCTGCGCCCGCCTGCGCTGCCGCCCAGGTaccaccccaggacccccccggggacccccccgcaGCACCCTTGGGACCCCCAACCCTCAGGGGCTCCCTGACCCCTTGCAGACCCTCCCCCGGGGGCCCCCCAGGGAGGGGGGGCGCTCCCCAGACCCGTCGCCCTGTACCCATCCTCAGGGATGTGCTGCCCTGAGAACTCTTGGCACCCCGCTGGGGACCCCCCTGAGTCCCCCAGGGGCTCTGTGCTCCATGGGGGTCTTCCCAGGAGCCCCCAGGGACTCCCCAAGCTCGTGTATACCCCCCCAAGTGAGGGGGAtacctccctgcagcccctcagcaagcacccccaacccccggggacccccccaaagctcccctgggacccctctGATCCCCGTctccccccaggccccccgcTGACCACCCCTGCGGTGCAGCATGAGGGGACCCTGGGGTCCAggccgggcccccccgcccccggcatCCAcgggctggtgctgctggggggctcggggggccctgggcctggcggcggcggcctggGTCCTGTGGAGGCGGCCCTGCGCCCAGGTGGGGAcgcactgggagcactgggagcactgggggcgGGTGGGGGCGCGGGGGTACTGGGagcggtggggaggggggggggcatAGCGAGAGCAGGGCTCTGGGGCTGGCGCGGGGGCGCAGCGGGCACCGGGATGGtggcagtgggagcactggggggtgctgggtgccccccaccctcagccccccccagcccttgcAGGGGACCCTGGCATCCAAGCAGGATGGGACCTGAGCGGCCAAGCGGGGAGCCAGGGACGGACTCAGGTATGGGGGGGCCCTGGACACTAGGGtccccggggggcggggggctgcccaGATGCCTGGGCCctcacccccgccccccctccccgttcAGGCTGGCCTGAGATGCTGGTGCTGCAGGATCGGGGCTGCTGGAGAGATGGGGACCCCCCGGCTCTCCCCCGGAGGCACGGAGGGaccctgggggctgcaggggagccccTCTGGGGGCCGTGACGGGACCCCCCAGAGCCACAGAGAGACTGGGGGGCCCTGGCCCCTCACAGCCACCCCACGGGGCCCATAAAGTTGATGTTGAGACGTTGGCTCTGCGCctggtttgggggggctgggggacggaGGCCGTAGCACCCCAAGCCCCCTCtgagccccctgcacccctcatgCACAGTGCCGGGAGGATCCTTGGGGCTCTGCACCCCCAAGCCCACCCCAGACCCGCCGTGAGaacacagggctgggggggctccccACAAACGCTCTCGGGGCGGCCgccagcagctgccctggcCTTGTTAGGGCCCAGCTAACGAGGCGCCGTGGCTGCCCCCACTCACGCGCTGACTCACGGGCCAGGGGCACCCACGaacggggctggggctgggggggctggttAGCGTGGGGGACCCCGCGCCCTCATCCCGCTGGCAGCATAAAGGGCCCCAGATGGCGCTGCAAGTGCTCCTGTCTGGGACTGGGGAGagactgggagaactgggatgTGCTGGTGAGAGGCACAGGGGACCTGGGAGgaaactggggggactggggtgGGCTGGTGGGAAGCTGGGTGGACTGGGATGGGCTtggggggactggggagaggtacggggggggggggctgggatgGACGGGGCAAGTCGCAGTGGACTGGAGCTGTCGTGCCCAACAGGTCTTTATTGGGGCGGGGTCTCACAGGGGTGGGGGTCTCCGGtagcacagctggagctggggccaGGCGgccctgctgtggggcagccccagccagtggcagggcaggaggcagagcagggccagcagcagcagcagcagcagcagtgccagcagcgcccgcggcggcagcagcagcctgccaggagggagagagaggggctGTCAGCCGCAGGGCTTCGAGCTggcggccggggagcggggacgTGCTTCACGCCAAGCACACCGCGGGGCTGGCACCCCGGGCcctggcagcgctgcctgctgcgggcaggggctgcctgctgctggccctACCTCTCGCTGGGGCCTGGGCACTGTCGCAGCTTGGCCAGCTCCTCGCCGTCCCCCACCAGGGCTCTGGGCGCCACCATCTccgcatcctcctcctcctcctcctcctcctcctcctcctctgcttcccctgTCTCCTGGGCAGAGCCGCAGGCTGGGGGTCAGCGGCCGGGGCGCCCTCCCCAGGGCACCCGCGCCCCCACCCTTACCCGGCACGTTGCCTCAATCTCAGTGCCGAGCGGCTGCTCCAGGACATCGGCCTCACCGAGCGGGCACCACAGCCGCCTGcgtgaggaagaggaggtgtgAGGCACTGCAAGGCAGTGCCCGGGGGGCCGCGCTGGGTGGTGCGGTacagcggggtggggggccaGGCCCTGCGGCGGGTTATGGCAACAGGGAGAAGCTGTCAGTGGCAGGCCAGAGGCATGGAggggcaggagccagccctGCGTGAGCCCTGGGGGAAGGCGCAGCCAGTGGCACCGGGCGCTTCCAAGCCAGGGCCTCGGCGTCCAAAGGTGCTGGCCACGCCCTGGCTGGGCGCGCAGCTGGGGAGCCCCcaggggagcagccctgggggagCACCCCAGCTCCCTGAGCGGGAGAAACCCACGCCGCGCCGTGGAGGCACCTGGCCGGGGCGTTGGCTGCCACACGCCCCTGCCTCGCGGTGGTGTGACGGCGCAGCAGCGGGGccaggctggcagagcaggagctaGCGGGCGGTTATGGGGCGGAGGCTGTGGTGCCCCAGCTCCAGGTGCCGCCGAGCACCTCCTGCTGCGGCGTGCCACAGCACGCTGCCGGCAGCCTTGCGGTGAGGGTCCACCAGGCGCCTCGCTCTGCCAGGGGGGTGGTGCGGGCAGAGGTGGGGCCCCCCCTTCTGCCAGTCCCGGTTTTCACCATTTGCccctttttccccactttttaaGGCTTTCAGAGCCAGGCTGCCAAGCCAGCGGGATGCCGTGCAACATGCCTGGCGCTTTCTATCACCGAGGAGCCGGAGCTGGGCTCGCGTGCCAGGGCGTCCCACCCACGCGTCCCTCCTGGCCCAGCAGAGGCGGCGACGTACACGGCCCAGGCATCCTGCATCCGGCCCAGCTGGTTGCGGAGCCGCGTCGTCTCCAGCCGCAGCTCCTGGGGGAGACGGGCTTTTAAGACACCACGGGGCGTTCAGGCACCCTCCGCGCCGCTCTGCCTTCCCCGGGGCAGGACCGGGGGGGCCTAGTGCCGCAACAGGTTGCCAATGCTGGATGCTGGCTCTttcccgcagccccccggcacaGGCTGTTTGGACGGTGCCTGCACCCCACACCACGGCCAGAGGAGCCGCAGGCtctccctctgcagcagggGGCTGCGACCCCCGACCCCCAGAGAGGGTGGCCGCCTCGGGTCTCTGCCTGTGGCCCGTGGGCTCTGGCTCCCCCAGGCATGGGGCTCCCCGTGGCCAGGAGGGGtcagggggctgcagcccccctggCTGGGGAGCATGACAGGGCTGGGTACGCTGTACCTGCACCACCCTGTCGTACTCCCCAAGCGCCACCGTCAGCTCCTCCACTTGCTGCCCTGCCTACGGAACAGGGTTGGTGGTGAGGGGGTGCGGGGCCTGGGGGGCTCCGGCCACAGGAGGGGGTTGCGGGGCGGCCCAAGGGCCGGTGGTGAGGGCTGACACGGTGGTGGCCGGAGCTGTGCGCGTCCCCGCGTGGTGCTCACCTGGGCAAGGGCCGCGTCCCGGGAAGAGAGGAGCGCTGTGCAGCGGCAGAGCCGGGcctgggcagagggaagaggctCGTTAGGCAGAGCGCGTACTGGCGGCTGTGCCGTGGCATAATGGCGGAGAGGATGGGGCTGCCCAAGGATGGGCAGCACCTGACCCTCTGGTGTCCCCGGGGCGCTTGCTGCTGGGTCGGGGGGCGGACACCCAAGGCGGGCGTTTGTGCTTAACGAAGCGCTTGGCATTGGCCAGGTGGTGTGGCTGCTGCCACTTACCTCCAGGTCGGCCTTCTCAGCTGCCAGTCCCTGGATCTGCTCCCTCAGCCCACAGCCCTCGGCGAGCAGCTGCCGCTTCTGCTCGGGGCAAAAGGGGCTTGTGTTCACTGTGACCCCGGCACCGCCGGGGCAACCGCCCCTTCCCTGTGGCCGCTGGCGGCAtcctcacctcctcctggaGGCTGTCGGCTCGCGAGCACTGGCACTGCTGCTCCTTTtcctggggagggaaggcacaGGGCCCTGAGCTGCTTCCCCGCGTGCCGGCTTGGCACCTCAGTGGCGGTTGGGCACTCACCGGGAGTGAGGAGGCCGGGCCTCTCACCAGCTGGCGTGCCTGCTGGCGGAGCTCgctgttctcctcctccagccccttcgCCACGGCCTTCAGGTCCTCGAGCTCCTCGGCGGCGGCTCTggcctgctccagcgcctgcTGGCTGCTACCGGGGACAGCCGGACACTGGCACTTTGGCGTGCTCCTGGAGCCCAGCAGCCCtgaccatccccatccctgggggtgaGCATCCACCGGCAAGGGGTGGCCGCCTGCGCCAGCACCCACCgcctccccctgcacccctggggGCCGGGGCGGTGTGGGgaagcccccagccctgccccgcgcTAGCACCGCACCATCGCAGCTGAGCCTTCAGCTGTGCCATCTCCTCAGCCAGACAGGCGTTGAGCTCCTCGGCCAACTCAGCATCCCGGTGCAGCTTGGCATTCTGGGTGGCCAGCTGCTCGGCGCGGCTGCGCAGGCTGGCGGCTTcggtgctgctggggtgggattTGCTGCCGGTTTGGGGATACTCTGAGGCTGGGGCCGGCATTGCTAGGGGACCCCGGTGCAGAGCGTGGCCAGGACTGGCTCTATGTCCCTGGTGAGCCGGCACTTACGGGCTCATGATGTCCGTGTTGCCACCGTCGCCCTCGAGCTGCACAGCTGCCAAGGCCGTGTGTCCTTCCACTGCTGCAAGATAGGCACAAGGGGATTTTGGGGCTGCGCCGCACCCCCACCGGCAGCCCCGGCTGAGCAAGTGTCGGCACTGCTGGGGGACGGCGGGCTCTTTCCTGCGTCTGCCCCTTCACTGTCAGGAGGGACCCGGGGCCGGTAGCAACAAAACAACTTCCCCAGGTTTCAAAGTTATCAGTTCCCACCAATGCTACGCCTGCAAGCCAGTGCCCATGTGCCTCTGCAAACACCGTCACCGGCGCAGCCCGTATGCCAACCCGGCCGCTCTCCccagcaggaaggaaggaggtgaCAGCTGCTGGTCTCACTGTGGCTGCGGCCAAGCCACCTTGTCGGGGTGGAGGGGGACGCAACCGTGCTCGCCGGGGCGAGGCAGATGCCGGCGTCCCCACCACGGCTCCTGCAACCCCGCTCCACCGGGCACCGATTCAccctccctctcctcagccCCTTCCTGCACTGACACCCACCCGCCAGCACTAGGCCAAGGTCGCCTGCCGCTGCATCCTGCTCCTCGGCGAGCCATGAGCCCCTGGGGAGATAGGAACTGTTGGTTGCACTGGCCGGTACACAAGGAACTGCGTTCTGGCCCTGGTCCCCTGTCACTGACCCCTCCTGCTGGCATGACGTGATCCACTCCCTCATGACGGCATGGAAGGTGGGCAAGTCCAGCGCCATGCCCGCTGCCTTGGGGTCCAGCATGTGGCGCAGCACCCGCAGCTGGCCCTCCTCGCTGCTCTGCCCTGTCACCACCTGCAGGTACTCGACCACCTGCTGTGCCAGCACGGTCCCTGCGGCACAGGGTGGGATGTCGGTCTGTGGGGCTGCCCCCTCCTTCGCCCGTGGCTGGTGACCAGCTCCACGCACAAtcccccagagcagcagccgGGGTGGGACTGGGAAAGGGCCGTGCTATGGGGAGGGTGTGGGGCGAGGGGGGTTTGGCATGGAGGTGGCTTTGGGCCCCTGAAGGCCTCCCCGTCCCTGGGTGGGGGCAGGCTGCGAGCGGAAGGGGTTTTTCCGGCAGCCTCACGCGTGGCGGAGCTGGGTTAACCGCAGGCCGAGCCCTCGAAGGTGCCTTGAAGCCATATCCGGGGCTGTGTCCCCCCTGCACCGGCGCTGGCCCCTCGCTACCTGTCTGCTCAGTGTCACAGGTGGTAAAGATGCAGTTGATGATGAACtcctctgagcagcagctctcGCCCTGGCGCGTGGCCGCGCTGCCCTGGGCTGCTAGGGGGGCAATGGGAGAGGTTATGGAGGGACTTGTCCCCTTGCTCCCTCACATCGCCGGCCAGCTGGAGCGGGTGGGCTGCTGGCCAGTACCCACTTTGTGACAGGTCCTGCAGGGTCTCTGTCTCCGCTGCCGGCAGAGCAGCCTCCCTGGGGGGGACAGCAGCGCCTGGGGTGCCGGGCGAGGGGGCTGGGGCCCCCTCCGCAGCCATCACACAGGAGATGGGGGCCGGAGGGGGGTGCTCGGGGgtcccctctgccctggggaATGGCCGGGGGTCCTGTGGGCCCCCGTGGGCAGGGGCCGCTGCTGCTCTGAGGCGAGAAGAGGCTGCGGGCACTCCCTGAGGCCAGGTCGGGCCGAGCGGGGCAGCGGGAGGCTGcgggggacagtgggggacaCCGGAGGACACCGGCGGACACCGGAGGACCGCGCTCTCCTCACAGGGCTGGTGGGCGCAGCGCGAGCCGTTCCCGCCCAGGGAGCGAGGCGGGGAAAGGGGCGTGGCAGGGCGCGAGCCGTTCCCGCCCAGGGAGCGAGGCGAGGAAAGGGGCGTAGCGGGGCGCGAGCCCTTCCCGCCCCATAGAAAAGGGGCGGGGCGAGAGGTGCTCCATGCGGGCGGGAGAGTCGGGCGGCGCGAGTTCTGCTctcccgtccccgtccccgttCCCGTCCCGTGGTGCTGCTTCCAGCTGGTTTTATTGACCGAGAGCCGAGGGAGAACAGAGACTCGGGAGCCCCGTGgtgcccgccccggcccggcccccctcAGAGCCCCCGCAGCAGTTTCTCGTAGTCGGGGTCCAGATTCCTGACCAGGAACATCGACAgcatcagcaggcagagctgggggacaGGGTAAGATGCTGCCCCATGCCTGACCCGCAGCCTCCAAACCACCCCATGGCCCCCCAAGCTGCCCCACTGCCCAGACccgctgtcccccagccccccaaaccgCCCCCCCCAAGCTACCGCAccaccccagcctgccccatggccccacagcccccggggctgccccccagcTCAGCCGCCCAGCCCGGGGCAGACCCCCTACCTCCAGCAAGCCGATGCCCAGGCAGAGCCCCACGACAGTGACCAGGTTTTCGGCCAGCCAGCCCCGGACGCCCTCAGCGCAGCCCTGCCGGGAGGAGGGTGACAACTGGGGGGCTGCTCGGAGCCTCCAGGCCACAAGTCCCCCCCTTGCTCTGCACTCCCCCAAAGCTCCAGGACCCCCTGATCCTGCCCAGTGTCCTGTGCTGAGCCCCCATGCTGCACCCACCGTGCCTCACCCTGGGGAAGATGTCCTGGGGGGCAGCCATGGGGCAGCGGCCGTGGGGCAATGCCAGGGGAGGCCCATGTGTGCTGTTGGGCGCTGGTGCCTCAAGGCAGGAGCAGGCGATGGCCCTATCCCCATCCCCGGGGGAGCCGTCGGAGAGGTTCCAGTCCTGGGGTCCATTCCATCCGCAGCAACTGAGCTGGGGGCAGGTGGTcagtggggcagctgtggggcagccatggggatgggggaccccCTGGGCCCTGTGAGGTCTCACCTGCTGCTGGACAGCATCCCAGCTCTCGTGGGGGTCCCCAGGCGGCCCCTGGGCCGGGTACCCCTGGATCAGCTCCTGTGCATAGGTGGCCACCTTGGTGGCCAGCTGCAGGGGGGGTGAGCACAGTGCACCACGGCTGCAGCATCACCCCATGGCTCTGCCCCATGGTGCCAGCATCCCCCCATAGCCCTGCCCCACGGTGCCAGCACCCCTGGCAGTGCTGCACTCACGGTGACACGCTGTGTGTAGATGATGACCCCCACCGTGATCTGGGCAgcaaagagcaggagcaggatcCCGAAGTactggggggggaaggtgggggTCAGCCAGaccgcccccagccccacagcaccagGGGAGTGCAGAGGGACCAGCGAGGTCCCCCCGCTCTCCCCTGCTGCCCCACAAACACAGGATGTGGTGGGACCACGtggccccgcggccgccccagGAAGTTGCAGCAGACCCCTCCCGGCTGGGTCCCCAACCCTCTGGCCCCCGACGGGCCCAAACCCcctggccccccagcccccccactcaccagcagcagcatggccTTGATCTCCTTGAGGGCACCCAGGCACCCCAGGAAGCCCAGCAGCATCGTCACGATGCCGACCCCCGAGAAGGCGTAGGACCAGACCCGCAGGCTGTACAGTGGCGACCCTGGGGGGCGCGGGGGTCAGGGCGCCCCATACCTCGGGGGTGCCCCGCGGCTTGGGGTGCCCCACGGCTCGGGGTGCCCGACGGTTCAGGGGTCCCTTACCCAGCACGGCGGCGAAGCTCTGCCGGTCGAAGAGGACCCAGAGGCCGAAGGCGAGGAGGAGGCTGCCCAGGGCctgggggggccgggaggggccCGGCCCAGGTCAGCGAGTGGGGGTGCTCTGGGGCCTGCCTGGCCCCACGGCTCCCGCAGGCCCCAGGAGACTGTTGGCCCCCAACCAGCCCCCCACAAAGCATGGCTGggcccctgtgtcccccctgcacccccgtgtcccccctgtACCCCATGTTCCTCCTGCACCCCCAAGTCCCCCCTGTACCTCTATGTCCCCACTgcaccccatgtcccccctgcacccatgtcccccctgcacccccacgCCCCCCAGCCACAcatcccccatctcccccctgtcccccaccccactcaCGCAGAAGAAGAGgttgaagaggaagaggaagcactTGGCAAAGCCGAGGCAGCTTTTGGGGTTCATGTCtgcacccgggggggggggcacggggtcAGCGCCGGCCCGGGGCCCGATCCGGCCCCTTCGCGGGGTGAAGCGCCCCGatccccccagctcccccggccccccgggcaCCTGCGGCAGCGTCTCCCGTGGGCGGCCTCGTCCCCGGCTCCGTGTCGGGGCAGGAAGCGCTCGGGGCGGCGGAAGCTCCACGGGGGCGCGTCCCGCGTGGGGCGGCACCGGCGCCGGGCCGCTCCGTGCCCCCCGGACGGCACCCCCGGGACAGGGCCCCCATGGGCCGCCCAGGGAAGGTTTAGcgacccccccacccccccgcatCTCCCGGGGGGATCGCGCGATCGTGAGGATGGTGATGGTGAAGCTGAGGCACCAGGGAGCCCCTGCCCCAGGTTTTAGGGCCGCACCCCCCGAAGGGGGGtgggcggcggagcggggggTCCGGGGGCGACGCCTCTGGGCGGCCCGTCGagtcccgtcccgtccccgccCGTCCCGGCTGATGCAACCGGTCGTGGCACGCCGGACCGTGtgagcggggctgcggggcgcgggggctgcagggctgggggggctgcagggctgggggggctgcagggctggctggggggctgcgggtgcgggggctg encodes the following:
- the KASH5 gene encoding protein KASH5 isoform X11, encoding MAAEGAPAPSPGTPGAAVPPREAALPAAETETLQDLSQTAQGSAATRQGESCCSEEFIINCIFTTCDTEQTGTVLAQQVVEYLQVVTGQSSEEGQLRVLRHMLDPKAAGMALDLPTFHAVMREWITSCQQEGGSWLAEEQDAAAGDLGLVLAAVEGHTALAAVQLEGDGGNTDIMSPKSHPSSTEAASLRSRAEQLATQNAKLHRDAELAEELNACLAEEMAQLKAQLRWSTPKCQCPAVPGSSQQALEQARAAAEELEDLKAVAKGLEEENSELRQQARQLVRGPASSLPVSAQPPLRCQAGTRGSSSGPCAFPPQEKEQQCQCSRADSLQEEKRQLLAEGCGLREQIQGLAAEKADLEARLCRCTALLSSRDAALAQELRLETTRLRNQLGRMQDAWAVRLWCPLGEADVLEQPLGTEIEATCRVRVGARVPWGGRPGR
- the KASH5 gene encoding protein KASH5 isoform X13; protein product: MAAEGAPAPSPGTPGAAVPPREAALPAAETETLQDLSQTAQGSAATRQGESCCSEEFIINCIFTTCDTEQTGTVLAQQVVEYLQVVTGQSSEEGQLRVLRHMLDPKAAGMALDLPTFHAVMREWITSCQQEGGSWLAEEQDAAAGDLGLVLAAVEGHTALAAVQLEGDGGNTDIMSPKSHPSSTEAASLRSRAEQLATQNAKLHRDAELAEELNACLAEEMAQLKAQLRWSTPKCQCPAVPGSSQQALEQARAAAEELEDLKAVAKGLEEENSELRQQARQLVRGPASSLPVSAQPPLRCQAGTRGSSSGPCAFPPQEKEQQCQCSRADSLQEEKRQLLAEGCGLREQIQGLAAEKADLEARLCRCTALLSSRDAALAQAAVVPAR